The following is a genomic window from Aricia agestis chromosome 12, ilAriAges1.1, whole genome shotgun sequence.
GCTAACGGACTCTCGGTAACAATAATCGAATGCGGCTGCTCATTTTCATCTTCCAAGTCTATATCAGTTATAATAACGTTCATAGCCCTATCATTAGATCCGTGAGATTCGATAACATTATATCTAGAGGCGTCAAATATTTGAGATTCTGGTTCAGTGCTAGTTCGATTTACGGATAAATCGAAATCTAAATTCGTTACGACGTTTAAGTTACTCGGAGGTTCGCTAAATTTTCTTTCGCTTTTGATAAAGAGAGAGCTGGCGTCGATTAGGGACGACAAGTCCTGGGGACAGTTTTGGAGGCTTCTTTGAAACCGGTTGAACTCCTCGGAGCCATCAGCACTTTCCATGCTCTGACTAGACTTCTCCTTTGAAGTCACTTCCTGGGGCTTCGTCACCGCCGAGAACTCAAAGTCCGAGTACGTTGGCGTCTTCTCGGAGACGTTTCTATTGCTCTCTCTGCTCATAAACCCGCTCTCCCCCTCAATTTCGAACGCGCGCCCCTCGTGGACGTTCGGAGATATGTCCTGTGGTCTTATTTCCGCGGACTGAAAGAACACGTTGAAGTTAGGCACGCCGGAAACTTCGTCAGAATCATTCTGAGGCATGTCGAGAGGGACGGATTCAACGTTTTCATCGTCGATGACTTCGACACACGGCGTGCTGGTTACCGAGAACGCCATGTTCTTGCTGAAATGCTTGTTGAGGCTTTCGTTCATTTCGTCGCTGACGTTTTCGATTTTCATTTCTGGAGATTCGAATTTTGCGTCCGGGACGCTATCTTTGAGACACGTTATTTCGATGCTATCCATCTTCTTTAATGCCGGCGCTGGCGTACATTTCGGACTCTCCACGCTAATGTTTTCCTTTTCCTGCCTGGGTGGGGTAAAGTTTATTTCGTTGCCGATAGGAGATCTCCGGACTAGCTCAGGCTGGGGGAGTTTCCAAGCGTCGTCCATAGCGGACGCGAGCTCCGTCGTACAGTTGGAGTAAGATGGCAGGCCTGACATGAGCGTACCGTACGCTAGATCCTTCGTTTGAGTATTCTTGGAATCGGGATCGGATTTGGTGATCGTCGGGGTTACCACCTCGTGTTTAGCTTTAGTATACGTATTACAGTTGTTCGCGGTAATAGAATCGGGAGAGAACGTATCACACTCGGATTTGCTATCGTGGACAATGTATGTGGAGCAGTGACTATGCTCCTTTTCGTCTTTCTCGCTCATCAGAGTGTGCTCGCTGTCGCTCCTTTTGAGTTCCGGCACGTCCGGAATATCGGGGTCCATAGCCAAATCGTCGAAGTTTTCCTCGACGTTGTATAGCGTGTCGTTCGAACACCACGAGTCTATACTTGTCGCCTTCGACAAGCACTGGGTTTCGGACGGTTTTGAGAATTTGGCGTCGGTCGGGACGGTCGTTTTGGACAACGTGGACACGGCCGCCAGGTCGGAATTATCCGGCACGGACGTGTCCGTGGGACTGACGAGGAACGGGGAGATCTGAGACAGTCTCTCGCAGTTGGACTTCTCGTCGTCTTTGGTGTATGTTTTGTCGTCGATCGGTGACTGGACGTTGGGTTTGTTTATCTTCAATGGACTGGCGTTCAAGCTGTCGGCGCTCATTGTTATTCTGTAATTAAAAGTTGTTATAACTATGtttgtattatttactttaaacgATATTATAAATTACAGGCCAGTGTCAAAATACATCAATCGCACTAGATgttgtaaaaatgtataaacaagatatttgtttttctttcaCGCTAAAACTTTTGTGGGTATGTGGAGAGGTTAGGGCCATTTATTTATACAACAATTTACTCGGACAAAAGCGGAGTTACAAGTATGAGCACTCACTCTTTACTACTGCTAGGCACCTCCTTGGGCACCGTATACGTATGGTTGATGGTCTCCGAGTGTACGGTGTAGGTGGAGTGGTTTGGGCCGCTGTTTTGTCCGGTGGCCAGGTCTGTGACGTCATCAGTCGAGTTGTTGCACGGCTCCGGGTAGCTCTCAGATGATTCCGTGCGGACCGAGTAGTTCCCTAACAAGaaattgtgttgttgtatagtcTCTAAACTAATGTTATAAAGAAATTTTTCGTGCAACACTTAGCCTTTGAAAGATTAAAGGACTAGGTCGTATTTCAAAAATTCGCCACGGGTATAAAAAGAAGAAAGGACACTACCTTTTATCAATATAAATTTACACTATTCCTTTGCCTTTTTAGTAGTATAAGGGAAATTGACGCTACGTAACGAATTACGTAGCAAATAACTGGCGGAAGACCAGTggggctaaaatagtcacatttagcaattcctctcaatcaattcagcaaatgaattgtcaaaactatcaaactgacaaatgtcaaatcagtacaaaaatacagaaatgaattgcaagcagagttgcattttgcaattttagaaaaatgaatcatattatgatccaTATCAcaattcttcaaagcgaccattttagccccgcagttatATTAAATACAGGCGACAGACCAACTCTCACGTTTACATAACAACAGTCGACCTAGCCATCTGCCTACTTTGTACTCCTGCCTATTTAATACTCACAGTTATCATCGTTCTCGTATGCGGAGAGCTGTAGCCTCGTCTCCTCAGCGATGGGGCTGAGCGCGCCGTACGCCACGATCAGctcgggcggcggcggcgacgtGTACTCCGCCGGCTCTATGCCAGACACCTGGGGGACACATAACAATAGTTAAAACACCCATTGAGGgtgtttgatattttatttcccACCAGGTGCCGGATTGTAGACTAAGGCTACGTTTCCActagagctgagcggagctgtgttgccaggaatgtgtttttgagaacctgagtcatggcaaagtcatgtcaatgaagcgattctattggttttcaaaaacacattcttcgcaacacagctccgcttagctctggtggaaaggcagcctaaTACGAAGGTTACACAATTAATCTGTCATCAATCTTTCGTCAATCCGAGGTTGACGCCAGATTGATGCTTATAAATagtacatattaaaataaaaaaataacagaaatttaaaaaacaaaccaGAATGCTGGTCTTACCTGAGCAAGAGGCAATTTCAGTTCCAATTCGTTCCTCAACTCCTTCATGCGTTCCTCATCAATCTGCCCTTCTCTTTGGTAATCCATAGAACTAGTGTTCCCCGCTAGGACGCACTCCGGAGCATCCTGGGAATCTTCTGCCTCTAGCGGACCCGAGTATTCTATGTTCAAGTTGTTCTCGTTCTCTGCCATCGCCAATTTGGTAGTCATTTGAAGGTCTATTTGGTTCAAATGTACCGCGTCCTCCACGTGACCAGCATCAGCGTTAATATCTATGTCGACTAGATATTTCATCTGCGACGTCGAAGCGAGAAAATTTCCCGGCGAGTTCGGTGGGGTTAGGGGCGACACTCTTTTAGCCGACGATAGCTCCTCCGATTCGGAAGTGTTTTCTGTGGGCTCGATCGTTTTGGTTTCGTTTAGATTAGGAATCGCCTCAAAAACCGAGTCCTCGGATACTATATCGGGGACTTCGTTTAGAAAGTTACCGTCTCGAAGAGGCGAGGGAGTCTCGAGGTTGATTTCGCTAAAATTCGACGAAAACGCCAGAAGCTCCTCCTTGGGAATATCTACTAAATCAGATTTTATGTTCTTTAGCGACTCGAACATACAATTCTCTAGGGACCCGAGTACGACTGAGCTGTTTTCGTCGTATGTATCTGTGGGGTGACTTTTGGTTGGAGAGTCGAAGGGACTCAAATTATCCGAAGCGTTTTTTGGTTTCACAAAAGTCTCTCCGATACCATCTACCGGCACTTTAGTTAACGAAACAGTTTCTTCTTCGAGAGGTTCTAAGGTACTTTCTGTTGACTTTTCGCTTCCTTTGGGTGTGCTCGTGTGAATGTTATCCTTAATATCTTCAGGTTCATCATAATTAGTTCTTATATCTTCGGTACCATCGTACACAATCCTTTCGGAGTACAAAAATACGCTAGTCTCTTTAATAAGAGTTGGCAAGTCTAAGTAAACGGTGGACTCGTTTAGAGATGTACTGTTCATATCAGTCATAGCAGATGCTTCaggatattttataaagttaccgtgatttataattttattttgtgcgtccttatttttattatcagtgAGATCCATATACGCAGTACTATTACATGAGACTGTAGCCCCTGGTTCAGATACAACATCAGATGTAACTTCACATCTCTCAGTTAGCATATCTTGTTCCTGCGCCGTTTGCGGGGCTGACCCTTCTAcatctttataaatattttgtacttgtTCTTCAGGTTTTATGCTCGTGTCGAGTTCTGGCAAACTTTCGACTATttctttttccttattttctaaGTGATTGATTTCTACAGATTCTGAATGAGATAGGTTTTGTACTGTTTCAGGTAACTCTGTTGGTATGTCTTTAGTGGAACTGCCTATTAATGCATTACTTTCGTCAATACCGAAAGTTTCGTTTATAATGATGTTATTATGGTGGACCATTGAGGACTCTAAAGAATTTGATACATTTGGATATTCTTTGACTTTctcaatttctttatttaaatcttcacaaaatggcTTTTCCATCTCGCTTTTACTAGCTTGTGATGAATTTGATACAGATGACGGAATTATTTGAAAAACGTCGTCTTTATGACTATTTTGTAAGGTTTGTGTTATATTTAGTTCTTGATTTTTGTTGTTGCCTATCATATCTTTTTCTTCCTTATTTTCTTCTATTAAAAAGGTTGATGAGTTTGATTTATGGTTATTTTCAAGTGTCCTTTCACTTGCTAAAACTTCATTTACTATAAACGTCTCGGAAACAGACTTATCGTTATTTAGTTCACTTGTTATGTTTAATTCTTCATTTTTCGGATCATTCAGCTGCAGGCTACCTGTACTAATTTTAACGGGCGTTAAAATTACTTCTGGTAATAAAGATTCATCTATATCGTttgtaatgtttaatttttctttattttcaaaattctctGGCAAACAATTATTTTCAGCCAGCTTTTCCTCAACATCCACTCCTACTTTTTCTTCAAATTTATCTATCACAGCATTTTCAGTATCATTAGAGTGACCGTTAGAAAATACTTCTGTTTCTTCGTTACCATTACTGCTAATTTCTTCTTGTAGTTTGTCTGTTGTAGCTACAACTGGATCTGTATTCGTTTCACAACTAATCATGttttcaattccattacttagatcaattttattttctattgaCTTAGCTTCCATACTATCCTTACTTACTTTATTAGCATACGTTATCTCACAGTCTCTTTCAATTACGTCTTTTATTTCATAACTTACACTAGGCATTGATACTACACATAATTCTTTTAATTTAGGTACATTATTACATTCTACATTGGCGTGTGTTTTTGGTTCCTCATCTTGCAACGATTTCAATTCGCTCGAActatttaaattaacattttcttCGACCGGCTTTTCAAGGTTGTGCTCGTTTTTAACTAATCTGCTTAAGAGATCTAAATCCTTGATCGGAGTCTCGGGGGTGATATTTTCGAGAGTCAACTGGCTGGTCGTGTCGCTGTGTCGTTCGAACGAGTGACTCAACGTACCAATAGTATCCGCATCTCCCTCGTCATCCTCGCAATCTTTCTCCGCATCTGATTTGGCATCGAAATCGAGCTCTAGAATATTCTTAAAATTACTTATACCGGGCGACTTAACCATACTAGTTTGCATTGGACTTTCTTTCTTACACTCTAAGCTCAGATTATCTCTAGACGGGCTGGCTTGATGACTTGACTCCGAGCTCGAAGTCTTCTCCGAGTTTAGTATGTTATCGAGATTCTTTATCACATCGCTGACATCCCTGTAGTAGCTGACGTCATCCTGActgccgtttataatatcttttaGCCAGGGATCTACCGAGTTGTCCGAATGATCCTGATCTTTCTCCTCGAGGGCTATGTTACCTTGGTGACATTCTAGCGTCGCCATTTCGTTGTGCGTGAGGTATATGTTTCTGACGTCCTCCAACGATCCGTGGAGATTAGTTAGGCTGTCGGATTTGGCTTGAACCGACAGATCtttatccgacatgatgctacTGGATCTCGATACCGCAGTATCCATTTCGACGCTCAAGGAGTCCTGTATGGTGGGCGCGTTATCGAACTCCTGGTCTGAGCCGGTGAAGTGCGACGCCATGGAGGTGGAGGGGGCGTGTACGATGGCGACGTGCTCGTCTATTTTGGGGATGCTGTTGGGTTTGAGCCTCTGCCAGCGCTCCTCGAAGTCGCTGCTGCCGTAGCCGTCGTCGTTGGAGGCCTCGCTGGCGCGGGCGTGCGTCATGTGGAGGTGGTTGATTAACGCGTGGACTTGAGCGGCGGTCGGCCGAGCTTCGTAGTTGGGGTTCCAGCATAGTTGCATGACTTGATACCTGGAGAAAAGTTATTACATTTtggtattattaaaatattttattttattatgaaagtgCTATGTACTTCAATATAATGTAATGAAtagcatattattttattttttatttaatcaaggTACAAAAATAGTTAATGAACTCTTTACAAATTAGGTTAGTAAGTTAATTATACATTGGTGAATTCATTAATCTAAATATTGTACACAGCTtttgttagtaaaaaaaaagaaattacattGACAATCAACATCTTAATTTAGGAAAATATTAACACTGAAAAACTTTCAAGGTGCATTAAGTATAACTAATTAACATCTAAAATAGTTTATTACAATCAAGCAAAGACTTCTTATAAGGAAATattttttgatgaaagataTCGATATTTACATCAGCCTTTGAATAAATTTCATTATAGGACTGACACATACGATGTAGCGGATTATTCCGTCCAACGTTGTTGCTAAAAAGTGAAATGTCAAAGAGCACTGGCTTTCGTTTAGAGCGTTTACTAATAGATAAATTGATGTTTGCAAGCAGTTCATCACTGAGCACACCATTGACAATCTTGTGGAGTGCACATAAGTCTGCAATATTGCGACGTTGCCCTAAACTGGTAAGACGGTAATCATAATAGAAAAAAggcgttttaatattattacagtgcTTGTGTCAATTAGGTAATTTAAAtgtgaatataatttttaatactcaCAGGTGGTCTCCGTAGAGCGCGTACGAGGGTGGAGGGGGCGGGGCGTGTGCGTGCGCGGTGGGCGGGGTCCAGGCGCACAGCTCCCAGATCACGTGACCCAACGCCCATACGTCATTAGCCGCCTGTGAAAACAAAACGGGAACGAAAGTTTttagtctttatttatttaaagggaaaacTTACATGCGTATATTATGACAACATCATTGTATCTTATACCACTAGAtcaaataaactttaattactagtacttaaatatttttaacttgttAAGCTAATGGACAAAACCACTTAAGCGACTAGAACTATTCTGTTACAATAAACGGTGGAATATTTTTATGTCAGTTAAATTGAGATTTAGGTCCAACTTTTTAAGTTTCGTAACGTTTTGAATAGCCTGTCAATTGTCATTctgatatctatatataatGTCGTAAGTTCACTACGTACCGTATGTCTGTTCGTGTTTCTCAGCGTGTCGGGGGCGCGCGCAAGCTGGGGTTGGTCGCACGGCGCGTACTGTCCGAGCACGGCGCGCACGTCGTCACGCTCGCGCACTAATATGTTGCCCGTACAGAGGTTACTGAAAACGCAAAAAcattattaacaaataaaacgctACTTGCAAATTATATATTATCCCACGGAACGTGTCTATTGCCAATCAACtattttattctaaaaaatcaaaatcaaaatcttaaacTATACTTattgcaatctacgagcgcgcggcgcccttagttgtgtgagtgactatatctatacacgcgtacatggctcgctcgccACTGACCGCTCCGTCAGGTAtgcacactaacgaaaatgtatgtttacaattacaactacaaataaaggctacgcgcgctcgtGAATTGCAAGAAATGTACCACAATTAGACAAAAATAGTGTTAcagtacatggtatacggacacgtagtgccatctagcgacaaaccagtaaaacttaccgagggaacacaggcaacataaatcccctactcaatactagatggcgttaggtgcgctagtacatactcgaatagactgcgctcgaactttctagaagtgtcttgtttacgtgtttatcggtttattttgtttacgtgtttagttgtttatgtttattgtggtacatgctcgagcctcctagaaagttccgacacttgtttacttgtttacgtgtatcgggaactttctggaattcgtctcgccatataaaaagccgcaggtagacggcgcggcagttcagttcgtttcgagctatcatcaaggcgatttcggagtgacaacaagtgatcaatagtgagtgaaccagtgaaacctgcgacttggctacgacctaggacagtgatagtacTTAGTGATTGGGCCTAGTGATTAGTgcttggacttagtgctaagtgttgtggcTTAATgcttagtgcagtgttaataaagtcttcaagagagtcaccaggtctttctctccaaatcctcgaaccctagcacgtaacaatagttTTGTGTCATTTATCTGTTATGGGAAactgtaacaaacatccatcctCTTTTTCgcattaaaactaaaagtgtaatcgtctttatttatttattttattttattttattcggaaaacttacagcttgcAGAAAATACAGTAAGAGTACAATTATAATAGAAAACATAAAGCCAATTATAAAGTTTTCGCAAGTAAAAGTTTAAATGCGAAAAATATGGCAAAGAGGTGAACCAAATACcaattaaaaaatcaaccattGTGTAatctaaatacataattattaagcaTAAATTTCGCAAGAATGAAAAACTAAGCTACAAAACCACACTGGAGTAAACAGTACGCACCGATACAGGTATCCGTTGGCGTGCATGTACGCCAGCGCGGACGTGACGTCACACATGAGCCGCAGCGGCGCGCCCGCAGAGTGCAGCGACTCCGCACGATCGCGCGTCGACGATATGTACTGCTGTAGATCCTGGAATTACAATTAACGGTTGTTAATGTTGAAAATAATGAATTGCTAATTATAAGATTTATGTTGTCgttaatgttttattatgttGTCCTTGTCTCACACGTTTGGCGTGGCTTGGCATACATTTATTTacagattttttaaactttaacgtaatgtctgtatagtgtatagtatAGACTCTAGTCTATACTATACAGacattatagtttaaaaaatagacTATAGACTGTATGGatagtgaaaatatttttattagtaaggaataaatataagtacttaagaaGGATTTTCCATGTTCGCGAAAAAATTAAGTTTCATcccttttaaaagaaaattaaatgaatggcttttaaaaaattgtttttatgatGTAAAAGATTTTTTCGTTGGTACTTATTTCTGACAGTTCTCCATTAATGACATGTGACATTTAGTATTAAGTACTTCTACTTCTTTCCTTCACCTTTTAGactaaactttataaaatatgacatttGCATACTATTAGTTTAGTTGAGTGTTatgattatgtattttattatgaagacCATCTAactgtacattattattattattattaaagtaattcaTTATTCGGGTTCTACAGTCAGGCATAACCATACTACAAATTGTTAAATTAACTTCATGCGAGAAATGTCTAATCTTGTAAGTTACAAGACGTACCTAAATGATTTGACAGTGACTTACAAGTTAAGACATTTCTCCTCCTTTCAAATCCTCAAACAATACTAACCATCGAGCACAGCTCGAATACCAACAGCCAAGAGTCCTCCTGCAGGCATTTGGCTACGAACGGTAGGATGTTTTCATGACTGAGGTCGCGGTACATTTTGTTCTCGTCCAAAAACCGCGCCTTGTCCTCCAAGCTCGCGTTCTGGTTGAGGATCTTGACGGCCACAGTGGTAGTGCTCTCCCCATCGTCTATTTCACCTTCCACCACCTGGAAGAGAGAGATAGATGTTGTAAAACAGGAAATGAAGAAAAGAAAATTTAGGGGCTGTttaaccacttcctgataagcgccggataggttatccacaacttatctgatagataGAGTATaaagtatctgtcagataagaagtggatagcctatccggcgaCCGGCACCTATCAGAAAGTGGTgtaacaggccctaaatgtacCAATAGGCTTAGCATGATCGCGGTAGAAATGTGAGGGAATAAAAATACTGATAGAAAAATACTAAAGGCTGATTTCTTGGCAACATTTCATTTGGTAAAGTAATATGGTAGTGCTGAGTGTGTACATAAACAGTTGCTGATGACTCCTTAAAAAACTGACTGTCACGTTGATGAGAAAAACTTTATCTAACGCAATATCATATACGTAGATGAATATTTTGATCagacattttatattttcagaatatatCCCTAtagtaccatcagagaagttgattcctaggcagatggcggacctaaataatttggtcgcgttccatcaaacccatccgaccgataacaattaacattgaattgacataagccgaccacatgacgtagtaactagtaggtccgtcatctgcggcctaggaatcaatttcctcgatggtttACTCACCCTTCCAAACCAGCCTCTGCCAATTTCTCTGAGGTACTGCAGACGATCTCTCGGCAAATCTTCGCCGGCTGAAAAAGAAAATGACCATTACTTATCAACGTTGATTACGTTTTCTAAAGCGTGACATCCGTTTTACTACACATAGAAAGTAGAAACATCAACTTGATTGTCATCTTGAAGTACATATATGTTATTTTgttgaaacaaaaataagttcATGAATCTCAAGGCATTCAGACGAAAACTAAGATACGAAAATAACGCGGATGGTCCAttcatttagttttatttaagtgggcatttttattttacctacatacgattaagaggagtccacaccgccgtttttccatttGTCCCCTATTTTCTCCctagataatgccggtagagttattatatttttcctaaatatctatggccaatattagcatgtccctatgttttcttttttttttcataattttattattaaaaaagataagaacgtccaaaaacccaaaaaaaatgtccagattttcctctgtgttcaaacacccagaaaacaaaactggctagaatataaaaaaaataaaacataggaacacagctcaagcctttctttaattcttaacgaaaaagtacttaaatcggttaagttttggagaaggaatcagcggacatcgaatcgaagattttctgttcctttattagaacttttgtcgtgttgtctctatcgcgctctgcggtgggagacttgagattggtgagacagcaatacattttcaaatacctattttcaatttctcgcgcccttggtgtatcctcttaaatcaaATTCAACAAGCCAACCAATCGACGTAACTCTCCAACAACCAAATTACTAACGGTAATCGGGTAAAGGGGCTAAACTTTTTTTGGCTTGTGTGGTTCCTTTCCTCATTCTCGCTGGTGGTGTAAGCTACGGCTGCGGCGTTGTTGATGTCTCTATTCTGCATCTCCCGTAAATAAAAAacaccgatattataaaatcatATCATCAGCATATCGGCTGATGCGGTTCCTCTCCACATTCTCACTCATGATGTAGGCTGCGTTGTTGTTGTTGGCTATGTTCCGCATCTCCCGGAGAAAGATGTGCCCAAAAAATCAAAGATAAGTAGACGAATAATATCTCTACTCACCAAACCAATCAGCGCATCTCTCCAACGGATCCAACACCCCGATCCCTGTAGGCAGCGGTTCGAACTCAACCACCGACTCTCGGCTGATGCGGTTTCTCTCCTCGTTCTCGCTCGTGATGTACGTTGCGGCGTTGTTATTGGCAATGTTCTGCATCTCCCGGAGCGAGATGGGCCCGTTGTTGTTGTCCTCGTTGACGTTGTTGTTGGTGGGCTCGGAGAACCCCGAGTCGGGGGGCTGCGAGCGCCGCCCATCGTGGAGGTGCGTCACGCTCGCCGTGAATATCTGCAGAACGCCATAACGCCATTAGAATTTgccatattgtttttttttatttggttcCTACATGTAAACATAGGTATACCGGCCAGGGTGATTTCGTTTCTAGCGACAGCAATCGTACTACACTAACAATTTGCCTTTCCTCtaattaatataactagctgtttgagctggttttcgataaaacacgaataaaatgacattttctagaaatgattcctagctagatcgatttatcgcccccgaaaccccctatatactaaatttcatgaaaatcgttggagccgatatatatatatatataatatatatatatatatatatatatatatatatattgctcgttgcaagatatatatttattattgcaACAAACAAACAAGAATCAGCAATTAGGAACACAATGATGAGAAGCTCTGATtcattttatttctaagtagcaTACTAACACTAAAACTCAAGATTTTATTAGGGTTAATGATCAAAGCAGTAGCATACATTCATTATTAAACAAAGGATActaggaagtcggttaaaaatattttaaatattatattctttctaAAGGGGCTAATCTAAACTAATCCTTTGATGGGACAATAACAAATAAATTGAAGAAACTACATAAAGCGCTTTGTACTCAACTATGTACTCAGATTCTGCCACTTAATCCAACAATACAGCTTTGATCAAGTCTAGATCCTATTATTGTCAAAGCAGCAGATCCTATATAGTCAAACTAAAGCAGAACAATTTTTGGAAAAGttgtttcaatattttatgGGAATACAACTGCACTTTTATTACACAGATGCATCGAAATCTAATCGAATCGAAATTGAAGCTGTAACGTTGGATTAGTAGCAGAACCGTGCTACAGG
Proteins encoded in this region:
- the LOC121732512 gene encoding uncharacterized protein LOC121732512 isoform X1; its protein translation is MAVLWVILILSTSGLHYVHGFPINPSSRIYPQDGSGSVLEQWTAEGGLYAALPALALVFAAFGLLFGCTWCYRHKDCKPNEGAENQIFTASVTHLHDGRRSQPPDSGFSEPTNNNVNEDNNNGPISLREMQNIANNNAATYITSENEERNRISRESVVEFEPLPTGIGVLDPLERCADWFAGEDLPRDRLQYLREIGRGWFGRVVEGEIDDGESTTTVAVKILNQNASLEDKARFLDENKMYRDLSHENILPFVAKCLQEDSWLLVFELCSMDLQQYISSTRDRAESLHSAGAPLRLMCDVTSALAYMHANGYLYRNLCTGNILVRERDDVRAVLGQYAPCDQPQLARAPDTLRNTNRHTAANDVWALGHVIWELCAWTPPTAHAHAPPPPPSYALYGDHLYQVMQLCWNPNYEARPTAAQVHALINHLHMTHARASEASNDDGYGSSDFEERWQRLKPNSIPKIDEHVAIVHAPSTSMASHFTGSDQEFDNAPTIQDSLSVEMDTAVSRSSSIMSDKDLSVQAKSDSLTNLHGSLEDVRNIYLTHNEMATLECHQGNIALEEKDQDHSDNSVDPWLKDIINGSQDDVSYYRDVSDVIKNLDNILNSEKTSSSESSHQASPSRDNLSLECKKESPMQTSMVKSPGISNFKNILELDFDAKSDAEKDCEDDEGDADTIGTLSHSFERHSDTTSQLTLENITPETPIKDLDLLSRLVKNEHNLEKPVEENVNLNSSSELKSLQDEEPKTHANVECNNVPKLKELCVVSMPSVSYEIKDVIERDCEITYANKVSKDSMEAKSIENKIDLSNGIENMISCETNTDPVVATTDKLQEEISSNGNEETEVFSNGHSNDTENAVIDKFEEKVGVDVEEKLAENNCLPENFENKEKLNITNDIDESLLPEVILTPVKISTGSLQLNDPKNEELNITSELNNDKSVSETFIVNEVLASERTLENNHKSNSSTFLIEENKEEKDMIGNNKNQELNITQTLQNSHKDDVFQIIPSSVSNSSQASKSEMEKPFCEDLNKEIEKVKEYPNVSNSLESSMVHHNNIIINETFGIDESNALIGSSTKDIPTELPETVQNLSHSESVEINHLENKEKEIVESLPELDTSIKPEEQVQNIYKDVEGSAPQTAQEQDMLTERCEVTSDVVSEPGATVSCNSTAYMDLTDNKNKDAQNKIINHGNFIKYPEASAMTDMNSTSLNESTVYLDLPTLIKETSVFLYSERIVYDGTEDIRTNYDEPEDIKDNIHTSTPKGSEKSTESTLEPLEEETVSLTKVPVDGIGETFVKPKNASDNLSPFDSPTKSHPTDTYDENSSVVLGSLENCMFESLKNIKSDLVDIPKEELLAFSSNFSEINLETPSPLRDGNFLNEVPDIVSEDSVFEAIPNLNETKTIEPTENTSESEELSSAKRVSPLTPPNSPGNFLASTSQMKYLVDIDINADAGHVEDAVHLNQIDLQMTTKLAMAENENNLNIEYSGPLEAEDSQDAPECVLAGNTSSMDYQREGQIDEERMKELRNELELKLPLAQVSGIEPAEYTSPPPPELIVAYGALSPIAEETRLQLSAYENDDNWNYSVRTESSESYPEPCNNSTDDVTDLATGQNSGPNHSTYTVHSETINHTYTVPKEVPSSSKEITMSADSLNASPLKINKPNVQSPIDDKTYTKDDEKSNCERLSQISPFLVSPTDTSVPDNSDLAAVSTLSKTTVPTDAKFSKPSETQCLSKATSIDSWCSNDTLYNVEENFDDLAMDPDIPDVPELKRSDSEHTLMSEKDEKEHSHCSTYIVHDSKSECDTFSPDSITANNCNTYTKAKHEVVTPTITKSDPDSKNTQTKDLAYGTLMSGLPSYSNCTTELASAMDDAWKLPQPELVRRSPIGNEINFTPPRQEKENISVESPKCTPAPALKKMDSIEITCLKDSVPDAKFESPEMKIENVSDEMNESLNKHFSKNMAFSVTSTPCVEVIDDENVESVPLDMPQNDSDEVSGVPNFNVFFQSAEIRPQDISPNVHEGRAFEIEGESGFMSRESNRNVSEKTPTYSDFEFSAVTKPQEVTSKEKSSQSMESADGSEEFNRFQRSLQNCPQDLSSLIDASSLFIKSERKFSEPPSNLNVVTNLDFDLSVNRTSTEPESQIFDASRYNVIESHGSNDRAMNVIITDIDLEDENEQPHSIIVTESPLAAKLTPNRTSESHNDSDTKAPNTFHADPAKNVWNFENLEPLYVNSEEMIENIEDVSFDLKSSNSLSSAPQNEQTSIDVTINEDREKSLPKDTEQNKITCNGTNEVYATINIINEPFEELVESNVDDTSTLELKDETKSDKTDRQTELESLTSTKDETVNEVGHESVADVPNSNGTADDKMAVTEDFLQNEKKFCQLDSFFPLLSDIRFTGPASEIMSTSFTQDSPTEPTSPECEQDKKCDPSADILKEWDSDSDSHSTNSSSGEFIWKGGDGLETQLVPSTQFDHQRDSNSQPSRTDTAGGGSGSGASDSGSGSGSGSEGDEVEFVPSSWDCRAAPGKSSLRSLENTLSADSKKRVVFKRQKYHCVYEYPREVADHSPAYLPDFSTYADWDAGSAEEAELGYQLFTAPGPLDVLARARISFPADYDDDFYISSSARPFELGVMSGGSQFFPGLHKAALRDFDDTPPSPAPAPPPAPLAEPLTAPLAKPLDLTTPDSGVEDITPGSLPDEDYKKTEWWRDPAEAVSPTELGGLRHTRDRLKLDLPPSPHLQSPRHARVFSFRDVTPPELPQATFSTFGKPPPEPEPPRNIVLTEVQTREGREGRERGEGTVLDSGDEDSGIESTKATLERDTTERDANVERSPNVS